Proteins encoded together in one Variovorax paradoxus window:
- a CDS encoding sensor histidine kinase: MRLDVETTRAGPGRLLVLLFLLLWCFAMPAQALVLSASDGLGHGIQLSGGFEIQRDPSGGWRIADVARGAQRSGFAPLEGPVEEGFSRDAVWLRFSLARTVDAPARWLLRVRPPRIHEVTLYAPDGRGGFIDTSLGDARPFSEREIPDHNFVFPLDISTEPAVYFLRVRNDGPSLRAELELWQPIGFERDRTADYTIMGVLLGAVLLAVCMNLIFGAWLRDGLYAHYALYVLCIAALSINRQGFAAQWFLDARPERVAQTLLAVNCFFNMVGTAFMSRIFQFRRHWRPAAHFFNAVVAFNFVVLVLVLAGHHAAMASWASAGSTASTLFGAVFVCYLLFVRHQFQYLLAASAFAVGTVLGLYGLLKLWLGDGVPGVPPDRIYWLGTMCHLVLLNVAVADRTRRAERDYRIERERVHAVRLEAEQALEGTVVRRTAELQQTNAALHEEIAARARLEARLRESLEVERQAIVQQREFVSMVSHEFRTPLTVIDGAAQSLDISKLGVEPMVKQRTERIRRAVQRLTMLIENILLADRLQPENRVLRLEVFDMAPLARGLCESFHFPGAPRLSIDVREPLPKVRGDRALLEIALQNLMQNALKYSPPERPVHVVLRQTGDIVQVDVIDRGPGVAMADKARIFEKYFRAETASAVAGTGLGLHLSREIARRHGGDVTLHETGTSGSTFRLALPAAPLEQVT; the protein is encoded by the coding sequence ATGCGCCTCGACGTCGAAACCACCCGGGCGGGTCCGGGCCGCTTGCTTGTTCTGCTGTTCCTGCTGCTGTGGTGCTTTGCGATGCCCGCCCAGGCGCTGGTACTGTCGGCTTCCGATGGCCTCGGGCACGGCATCCAACTCTCCGGGGGCTTCGAGATCCAGCGCGATCCCTCGGGCGGGTGGCGTATCGCCGACGTCGCGCGCGGCGCGCAGCGAAGCGGCTTCGCGCCGCTCGAAGGGCCGGTGGAGGAAGGCTTCAGCCGCGACGCGGTGTGGCTGCGCTTCTCGCTCGCGCGCACGGTCGATGCGCCCGCACGATGGCTGCTGCGCGTGCGACCGCCGCGCATCCACGAAGTCACCTTGTATGCGCCGGACGGTCGCGGCGGATTCATCGACACGTCGCTCGGCGACGCCCGCCCGTTCTCGGAGCGAGAGATCCCCGACCACAACTTCGTATTCCCGCTCGACATTTCGACCGAGCCGGCTGTCTATTTTCTGAGGGTGCGCAACGACGGGCCGTCGCTGCGGGCCGAACTGGAACTGTGGCAGCCTATCGGCTTCGAGCGCGACCGCACGGCCGACTACACCATCATGGGCGTGCTGCTTGGCGCCGTCCTGCTCGCCGTCTGCATGAACCTGATCTTCGGGGCTTGGCTGCGGGACGGGCTCTACGCCCACTACGCGCTGTACGTGCTCTGCATCGCGGCTCTGTCGATCAACCGCCAGGGGTTTGCAGCGCAGTGGTTCCTCGACGCTCGCCCCGAACGCGTCGCTCAAACGCTGCTTGCCGTCAATTGCTTCTTCAACATGGTGGGTACCGCGTTCATGTCGCGCATCTTCCAGTTTCGGCGCCACTGGCGGCCCGCGGCACATTTCTTCAACGCCGTCGTGGCCTTCAACTTCGTTGTGCTCGTGCTGGTCCTGGCCGGCCATCACGCCGCCATGGCGAGCTGGGCGAGCGCGGGCAGCACCGCGTCCACGCTGTTCGGCGCGGTTTTCGTCTGCTACCTGCTCTTCGTGCGGCACCAGTTCCAATACCTGCTTGCGGCCTCCGCCTTCGCGGTGGGAACGGTGCTGGGGCTTTACGGGCTGTTGAAGCTCTGGCTCGGCGACGGGGTGCCCGGCGTGCCACCCGACCGCATCTATTGGCTCGGCACCATGTGCCACCTCGTCCTGCTGAATGTGGCCGTGGCCGACCGGACGCGGCGCGCCGAGCGCGACTACCGCATCGAGCGCGAGCGCGTGCACGCGGTGCGGCTGGAAGCTGAGCAGGCGCTTGAAGGCACGGTCGTCCGACGCACCGCCGAACTGCAGCAGACCAATGCCGCGTTGCACGAGGAGATTGCGGCCCGCGCCCGTCTGGAAGCCCGGCTGCGAGAGTCGCTCGAAGTCGAGCGCCAGGCGATCGTGCAGCAGCGCGAGTTTGTCTCGATGGTGTCGCACGAGTTCCGCACGCCCTTGACAGTGATCGACGGCGCGGCGCAATCGCTCGACATCTCGAAGCTGGGCGTGGAGCCGATGGTGAAGCAGCGCACCGAGCGGATCCGGCGCGCCGTGCAGCGCCTGACCATGCTGATCGAGAACATCCTGCTGGCCGACCGCCTCCAGCCCGAGAACCGGGTGCTTCGCCTCGAAGTCTTTGACATGGCGCCGCTCGCGCGCGGCCTGTGCGAGAGCTTCCATTTTCCCGGCGCTCCGCGCCTGTCCATCGACGTGCGCGAACCCCTGCCCAAGGTGCGCGGCGATCGAGCGCTGCTCGAGATCGCGCTGCAGAACCTGATGCAGAACGCATTGAAGTACTCGCCGCCGGAGCGACCGGTGCATGTGGTGCTGCGGCAGACGGGCGACATCGTGCAGGTCGACGTGATCGACCGCGGACCGGGAGTCGCAATGGCCGACAAGGCCCGCATCTTCGAGAAATATTTCCGTGCCGAAACGGCGAGCGCAGTGGCCGGCACTGGACTGGGGCTTCACCTGTCGCGCGAGATCGCGAGACGCCATGGCGGCGACGTGACACTGCACGAGACAGGCACCAGCGGTTCGACATTCCGCCTCGCGCTTCCGGCTGCGCCGCTCGAACAAGTCACCTGA
- a CDS encoding response regulator transcription factor → MPSPSQRTGLLVHVIEDDEDIRAETVFALGELGFEVEGFGDAPSFYKAFAVRPCDIAVVDIGLPGESGLAIVSHLRAVQRRLGLVLVTARGELKDRLLGLREGADAYLVKPVNMLELAETLNAVGRRLTVASQGDAATSPPAPAGWRLLEGDWILGDPEGRQMALTTSERAFLGCLFGQRGTAASRDDLIRALGGDVFDFDEHRIDAIASRLRRKAAKLGMRLPLHSVRGTGYVLAN, encoded by the coding sequence ATGCCATCCCCGAGCCAGCGTACCGGTCTTCTCGTCCATGTGATCGAGGACGACGAAGACATCCGTGCAGAAACCGTCTTCGCACTCGGAGAGCTCGGCTTCGAGGTGGAAGGCTTCGGCGACGCCCCGTCGTTCTACAAGGCCTTCGCGGTCCGGCCCTGCGACATCGCCGTGGTGGACATCGGCTTGCCGGGCGAGAGCGGCCTCGCGATCGTTTCACATCTGCGCGCAGTGCAGCGACGGCTGGGACTGGTACTGGTCACCGCACGGGGCGAGCTTAAGGACCGGCTGCTGGGGCTGCGCGAAGGCGCAGACGCCTACCTGGTGAAGCCGGTGAACATGCTGGAGTTGGCCGAGACGCTCAACGCCGTCGGTCGGCGACTCACGGTCGCCTCGCAGGGAGACGCAGCGACCTCGCCGCCCGCACCCGCCGGCTGGCGCCTGCTCGAGGGCGACTGGATCCTGGGCGACCCCGAAGGGCGGCAGATGGCCCTCACCACGAGCGAGCGCGCCTTCCTCGGCTGTCTTTTCGGGCAGCGCGGCACAGCGGCGAGCCGCGACGACCTGATCCGCGCGCTTGGTGGCGACGTGTTCGATTTCGACGAGCACCGCATCGATGCGATCGCCAGCCGGCTGCGGCGCAAGGCCGCGAAGCTCGGCATGCGCCTGCCGCTGCATTCGGTGCGCGGCACAGGGTACGTGCTGGCGAACTGA
- a CDS encoding response regulator transcription factor codes for MSYWFQSSERAHIMVIDDSVEELQVLLAPLRRAGHRISLDFDALGGYRRAEVLQPDLILLDMHLGATSGFEVCRLLKADQTTAHIPVIFLTTGATLEERLTCLREGGVDYILKPFQPDEVLVRISVHLALARRGAQPRDGVAEARRRPSESEEEVPYKLDRVIATAAQRLIERDLANIPPLPALAARVGTHEKRLTRAFRAHTGRTVLEFVREERLSRAQHLLAQSRLSIEDVAHAIGFSGAANFTTAFKERFGSTPAAYRQLSRDCACGA; via the coding sequence ATGTCCTATTGGTTCCAATCTTCCGAGCGTGCGCACATCATGGTCATCGACGACAGCGTCGAGGAGCTCCAGGTGCTGCTTGCCCCGCTGCGTCGCGCCGGCCATCGCATCAGCCTAGACTTCGACGCGCTCGGAGGCTACCGCCGCGCCGAAGTGCTGCAGCCGGACTTGATTCTTCTTGACATGCACTTGGGAGCCACCAGCGGCTTCGAGGTGTGCCGGCTGCTGAAGGCGGATCAAACCACAGCGCACATTCCGGTGATTTTTCTCACCACAGGCGCGACGCTCGAGGAGCGGCTGACCTGTCTGCGAGAGGGCGGCGTCGACTACATCCTCAAACCCTTCCAACCCGACGAAGTGCTGGTCCGCATCTCGGTCCATCTCGCGCTCGCACGCCGCGGCGCGCAACCGCGCGACGGTGTCGCCGAGGCGCGCCGCAGACCGTCGGAGTCCGAAGAGGAAGTGCCCTACAAGCTGGACCGCGTGATCGCCACGGCCGCGCAGCGGCTCATTGAGCGCGACCTTGCGAACATCCCACCGCTGCCCGCGCTCGCCGCACGCGTGGGCACGCACGAGAAGCGGCTCACGCGGGCATTCCGTGCCCACACGGGGCGAACCGTGCTCGAGTTCGTGCGCGAGGAACGGCTGTCGCGCGCCCAGCATCTCCTCGCCCAGTCGCGGCTCAGCATCGAGGACGTGGCGCACGCGATTGGGTTCTCGGGTGCCGCGAACTTCACGACGGCGTTCAAGGAACGCTTCGGCAGCACGCCTGCGGCGTATCGGCAACTGAGTCGCGATTGTGCGTGCGGCGCGTGA
- a CDS encoding UBP-type zinc finger domain-containing protein, producing MSKHCTHTDAIHHVTPSALGCEECLKSGSPWVHLRLCRTCGHVGCCDDSPNRHARAHFHATGHPVIEGYDPPEGWGWCFIDRVALDLGDDTTPQKGPIPRFV from the coding sequence ATGAGCAAGCACTGCACCCATACCGATGCGATCCACCATGTCACGCCCAGTGCCCTTGGGTGCGAGGAATGCCTGAAGTCAGGCAGCCCCTGGGTGCACCTGCGGCTGTGCCGGACCTGCGGCCACGTCGGCTGCTGCGACGACTCGCCCAATCGCCATGCGCGCGCGCATTTCCACGCCACCGGCCATCCGGTCATCGAGGGCTACGACCCGCCTGAGGGCTGGGGCTGGTGTTTCATCGATCGCGTGGCGCTCGACCTGGGCGATGACACCACGCCGCAGAAGGGACCGATTCCGCGATTCGTTTGA
- a CDS encoding VOC family protein gives MTKSIFVNLPVADLPRSKAFYEALGFDNNPQFTDDTAACMVWSENICVMLLTHAKWRSFTSRPLPAAGSSEVMLAITCESKRAVDLMNDAAAKAGGTADVNPIQDLGFMYNRNLADPDGHVWEALWMDPMAIPPQ, from the coding sequence ATGACCAAGTCGATTTTCGTGAACCTGCCAGTGGCCGATCTGCCCCGATCCAAGGCCTTTTACGAGGCGCTGGGGTTCGACAACAACCCCCAGTTCACCGACGACACCGCCGCCTGCATGGTGTGGAGCGAGAACATCTGCGTGATGCTGCTCACCCATGCGAAATGGCGCAGCTTCACCAGCCGCCCGCTTCCCGCCGCAGGCTCGAGCGAGGTGATGCTCGCGATCACCTGTGAGAGCAAGCGCGCGGTCGACCTGATGAACGACGCCGCGGCGAAGGCGGGCGGCACTGCCGACGTCAACCCCATCCAGGATCTGGGGTTCATGTACAACCGCAACCTGGCCGATCCGGACGGCCACGTCTGGGAAGCCCTTTGGATGGACCCGATGGCGATTCCGCCGCAGTGA
- a CDS encoding Crp/Fnr family transcriptional regulator translates to MSADKFFQKIRTYADLSEEAQRAWAPLLRQRHYRKDESFIVAGEVPTTFAFVSEGLFSQHHVGPDGNMVIKYFFPEGRIAASVSATLLSQPSLFTITAIEDSTVLEYEFAAFRALVRSFPDVAAFYIRYLERHWIIEKEPAEIAFRHDTAMQRYRDFIRREPELHKRLKQHHVAAWLGITPESLSRLRKAIALGAG, encoded by the coding sequence ATGAGCGCCGATAAATTCTTTCAAAAAATCCGCACTTACGCAGACCTCTCCGAGGAAGCACAGCGCGCCTGGGCACCGCTCTTGCGGCAACGGCACTACCGCAAGGACGAGTCGTTCATCGTGGCGGGCGAAGTACCGACCACATTCGCGTTCGTGTCCGAGGGGCTGTTCTCGCAGCACCACGTCGGCCCGGACGGCAACATGGTGATCAAGTATTTCTTCCCGGAGGGCCGCATCGCCGCCTCGGTCAGCGCGACCTTGCTCAGCCAGCCCAGCCTCTTCACGATCACTGCGATCGAGGACAGCACCGTTCTGGAGTACGAATTCGCTGCGTTCAGAGCACTCGTGCGCAGCTTTCCCGACGTCGCGGCGTTCTACATCCGATACTTGGAGCGTCACTGGATCATCGAGAAGGAACCGGCCGAGATCGCGTTCCGCCACGACACCGCCATGCAACGCTACCGCGACTTCATCCGCAGGGAACCGGAGCTGCACAAGCGCTTGAAGCAGCACCATGTCGCGGCATGGCTGGGCATCACCCCCGAAAGCCTCAGCCGTCTGCGCAAGGCCATCGCGCTCGGGGCCGGCTAG